In Streptomyces ambofaciens ATCC 23877, a single genomic region encodes these proteins:
- a CDS encoding isocitrate lyase/PEP mutase family protein, giving the protein MSAFAGLHRAGDPLLLPCAWDHASALALAGRGFRAVGTTSLGVAAAAGLPDGASATRDETLRLALALGREPFPLSVDAEDGYSDDPDEVGEFARRLAAAGAVGINLEDALGPVDRHAAKIAAVRSAAPGLFVNARTDTYWLRAGEDDGRARETARRLDAYREAGAHGVFVPGLTDPGRIADLLTHLDVPLNVLYSPAGPSLPHLTDLGVHRVSLGSLLYRRALGAALEAAADIGAGRVPGGATPSYDEVRDLR; this is encoded by the coding sequence GTGAGCGCCTTCGCCGGCCTGCACCGCGCCGGTGACCCCCTGCTCCTGCCGTGCGCCTGGGACCACGCCTCGGCGCTCGCCCTCGCCGGGCGCGGATTCCGGGCCGTCGGCACGACCAGCCTCGGCGTCGCGGCGGCGGCCGGGCTGCCCGACGGCGCCTCGGCGACCCGCGACGAGACGCTGCGACTGGCCCTGGCCCTGGGGCGGGAGCCGTTCCCGCTGTCCGTGGACGCGGAGGACGGCTACAGCGACGATCCCGACGAGGTGGGCGAGTTCGCGCGTCGGCTGGCGGCGGCCGGGGCCGTCGGCATCAACCTGGAGGACGCCCTGGGCCCCGTCGACCGGCACGCCGCGAAGATCGCCGCCGTCAGGTCGGCGGCCCCCGGCCTGTTCGTCAACGCCCGTACGGACACGTACTGGCTGCGTGCCGGCGAGGACGACGGCCGCGCCAGGGAGACGGCACGGCGCCTGGACGCCTACCGGGAGGCCGGCGCCCACGGCGTCTTCGTCCCCGGCCTGACCGACCCGGGCCGGATCGCGGACCTCCTCACCCATCTCGACGTGCCGCTCAACGTCCTCTACTCGCCCGCCGGCCCGTCCCTGCCGCACCTCACCGACCTCGGCGTGCACCGCGTCAGCCTCGGCTCGCTGCTGTACCGGCGGGCACTGGGCGCCGCCCTTGAGGCTGCGGCCGACATCGGCGCGGGCCGGGTCCCGGGCGGTGCGACGCCCTCGTACGACGAGGTGCGGGACCTCAGGTGA
- a CDS encoding TetR/AcrR family transcriptional regulator, which yields MPRVGLTTDRVVAAAADLADATGFESVTVSALARHFGVKDASLYTHVRNLQDLRVRVALLAGGELIEEIASAVAGRAGKEALAAFAGAYRAYALRHPGRYAATQIRVDQSLVADSPALRRTAEITYGMLRAYGLTEPDLTDAVRLLRSTFHGYCALEAAGGFGAPRDVRASWDKAVDALHMALVHWPREEPGVT from the coding sequence ATGCCCCGAGTGGGTCTCACGACCGACCGTGTCGTCGCGGCCGCCGCCGACCTCGCCGACGCGACCGGGTTCGAGAGCGTCACCGTCTCCGCGCTCGCCCGGCACTTCGGGGTCAAGGACGCGAGCCTGTACACCCACGTCAGGAACCTCCAGGACCTGCGGGTCAGGGTGGCGCTGCTGGCCGGCGGCGAGCTGATCGAGGAGATCGCTTCGGCGGTGGCCGGCCGGGCCGGCAAGGAGGCCCTCGCCGCCTTCGCGGGCGCCTACCGCGCGTACGCCCTGCGTCACCCGGGCCGCTACGCCGCGACCCAGATCCGCGTCGACCAGTCCCTCGTCGCCGACTCCCCCGCCCTGCGCCGCACCGCCGAGATCACCTACGGGATGCTCCGCGCCTACGGCCTCACCGAACCCGACCTCACGGATGCCGTACGCCTGCTGCGCAGCACCTTCCACGGCTACTGCGCCCTGGAGGCCGCCGGCGGCTTCGGCGCCCCGCGCGACGTGCGGGCCTCCTGGGACAAGGCCGTCGACGCCCTGCACATGGCCCTGGTCCACTGGCCGCGCGAGGAGCCCGGCGTCACCTGA
- a CDS encoding PHP domain-containing protein: protein MGHGHGHGHHHHGHAHDHDHEAAPVLPAAFDTSVPDEALNPEQQSRRGLLRRAGLLGAGLAAGTVLTPTANAAPARAAGDRRGGKGFLWLAGDHHIHTQYSSDGKYRVVDQVRQGARNGIDWLVITDHGSTTHARIGVEKVNPDIREARAAHQDTLVFQGLEWNIPAAEHGTVFVHPGRNEVSVLKQFETDYDGSVKGAGDSTPANEALAVAGLSFLADQVKRRKVKDALMLANHPARKGIDSPHEIRAWRDATSEHHQIAVGFEGAPGHQAAGLPKPLGAGGARGIYDGSPGVNSFPGYPLESYRTWGGFDWMTATVGGLWDSLLAEGRPWWITANSDSHQVYADTAARGGGDFNANGRYDDPVYAGKIDIGQGDFWPGQYSRTHVGSDGFSYAAVMDGIRAGRVWVDHGQLVSGLDVRVTGGGRWATLGGALHVRKGTRVTLSIDVALAGGPNWAGFTPKLARVDVIQGDVTGPVADRDTFTAPTARVVRSYEVNKDSGTVRLTYDLGRVDHPVYLRTRGTDGNRSAVGALGAKVDPAGPAIDVVGDSDPWRDLWFYSNPVWVLPS from the coding sequence ATGGGGCACGGACACGGACACGGCCATCACCACCACGGGCACGCACACGACCACGACCACGAGGCCGCGCCGGTCCTGCCCGCCGCCTTCGACACCAGCGTCCCCGACGAGGCCCTGAACCCCGAACAGCAGTCGCGCCGGGGCCTGCTGCGCCGTGCCGGCCTCCTCGGCGCCGGACTCGCCGCCGGTACCGTCCTCACCCCGACCGCGAACGCCGCCCCCGCGCGGGCGGCGGGCGACCGCCGTGGCGGGAAGGGCTTCCTCTGGCTCGCCGGGGACCACCACATCCACACGCAGTACAGCAGCGACGGCAAGTACCGCGTCGTCGACCAGGTCCGCCAGGGTGCCCGGAACGGCATCGACTGGCTGGTCATCACCGACCACGGCAGCACGACGCACGCCAGGATCGGCGTCGAGAAGGTCAACCCGGACATCCGGGAGGCCAGGGCGGCACACCAGGACACCCTTGTCTTCCAGGGCCTGGAGTGGAACATCCCGGCCGCCGAGCACGGCACGGTCTTCGTCCACCCCGGCCGCAACGAGGTGTCCGTCCTCAAGCAGTTCGAGACCGACTACGACGGCAGCGTCAAGGGCGCCGGCGACTCCACGCCCGCCAACGAGGCCCTCGCGGTCGCCGGTCTCTCCTTCCTCGCCGACCAGGTGAAGCGGCGCAAGGTGAAGGACGCCCTGATGCTCGCCAACCACCCGGCGCGCAAGGGCATCGACTCCCCGCACGAGATCCGCGCCTGGCGCGACGCCACCTCCGAGCACCACCAGATCGCCGTCGGCTTCGAGGGCGCCCCCGGCCACCAGGCCGCCGGCCTGCCGAAGCCGCTGGGTGCGGGCGGGGCCCGCGGCATCTACGACGGCAGCCCCGGCGTCAACTCCTTCCCCGGCTACCCGCTGGAGAGCTACCGCACCTGGGGCGGCTTCGACTGGATGACCGCCACCGTCGGCGGCCTGTGGGACAGCCTCCTCGCCGAAGGCCGCCCCTGGTGGATCACCGCCAACTCCGACTCCCACCAGGTGTACGCCGACACCGCCGCCCGTGGCGGCGGCGACTTCAACGCCAACGGCCGCTACGACGACCCCGTCTACGCCGGGAAGATCGACATCGGCCAGGGCGACTTCTGGCCCGGCCAGTACAGCCGCACCCACGTCGGCTCCGACGGCTTCTCCTACGCCGCCGTCATGGACGGCATCCGCGCCGGCCGCGTCTGGGTCGACCACGGACAGCTCGTCAGCGGCCTCGACGTCCGCGTGACGGGCGGCGGCCGGTGGGCCACGCTCGGCGGTGCCCTGCACGTCCGCAAGGGCACCCGGGTCACCCTGTCGATCGACGTCGCCCTGGCCGGCGGCCCCAACTGGGCCGGATTCACCCCGAAGCTGGCCCGCGTCGACGTCATCCAGGGCGACGTCACCGGCCCGGTCGCCGACCGGGACACCTTCACCGCGCCGACCGCCCGAGTGGTCAGGTCGTACGAGGTGAACAAGGACTCCGGGACCGTGCGGCTCACCTACGACCTCGGCCGCGTCGACCACCCCGTCTACCTCCGCACGCGCGGCACCGACGGCAACCGGTCCGCCGTCGGCGCACTGGGTGCGAAGGTCGACCCGGCGGGCCCCGCCATCGACGTCGTCGGCGACTCCGACCCGTGGCGCGACCTGTGGTTCTACTCCAACCCGGTGTGGGTCCTGCCGTCGTGA
- a CDS encoding maltokinase N-terminal cap-like domain-containing protein, with translation MAVIHHTSLHPTKLELLASWLPSRPWYAGAGEPRLTKAGGFRLDDPEGAVGIEFMVVTDVSGPHPTSYLVPLTYRGAPLDGAEHALVGTMEHGVLGRRWAYDGCHDPVLAAQLPALVEGRVRAQDQNTSDLPDREVTRSCTGDGRAPAFSVAVDDRTGTELRAPDGAVLRLHRVLVPVPEAGPVPPPGAAGHVAGGWDLPDGTRARGLFAVLSTDPR, from the coding sequence ATGGCCGTCATCCACCACACCTCGCTCCATCCGACCAAGCTGGAACTGCTCGCCTCCTGGCTGCCCTCCCGGCCGTGGTACGCCGGTGCGGGCGAGCCCCGCCTGACCAAGGCCGGCGGCTTCCGGCTGGACGACCCCGAGGGGGCGGTCGGGATCGAGTTCATGGTGGTCACCGACGTCTCCGGGCCCCACCCGACCTCCTACCTGGTGCCGCTCACCTACCGCGGTGCCCCGCTCGACGGGGCCGAGCACGCCCTCGTGGGCACCATGGAGCACGGGGTGTTGGGGCGCCGCTGGGCCTACGACGGCTGCCACGACCCGGTGCTGGCCGCCCAGTTGCCGGCCCTGGTCGAGGGCCGGGTGCGGGCCCAGGACCAGAACACGAGCGACCTCCCCGACCGGGAGGTCACCCGCTCCTGCACGGGTGACGGCCGCGCGCCCGCATTCTCCGTCGCCGTCGACGACCGGACGGGCACCGAGCTGCGCGCACCGGACGGTGCGGTCCTGCGCCTGCACCGGGTCCTGGTCCCCGTCCCGGAGGCCGGCCCCGTCCCGCCGCCGGGGGCGGCCGGCCACGTCGCGGGCGGCTGGGACCTGCCCGACGGCACCCGGGCCAGGGGGCTCTTCGCCGTCCTGAGCACGGACCCACGCTAG
- a CDS encoding D-arabinono-1,4-lactone oxidase, which translates to MTDITVTNWAGNITYTAKELLRPRSTAALRALVADSARVRMLGSGHSFNEIAEPGAEGVLLSLAGLPAEVDVDTAARTVRVGGGVRYAELARLVHGRGLALPNMASLPHISVAGSVATGTHGSGVGNGSLASAVREVELVTADGSTVTVARGEERFGGAVTSLGALGVVTSLTLDLEAAYEVEQHVFTELPLAGLDTAAFEAVMAAAYSVSLFTDWRAPGFRQVWLKRRTDQPLSAFPYAAPAAEKMHPVPGMPAVNCTEQFGVPGPWHERLPHFRAEFTPSSGAELQSEYLMPREHAVEALRAVDAIRATIAPVLQTCEVRTVAADEQWLSPAHGRDTVAAHFTWVDDTASVLPVVRRLEEALAPFAARPHWGKVFTTPADELRALYPRLDDFRALTEALDPAGKFTNAFVRGVLGG; encoded by the coding sequence ATGACCGACATCACCGTGACCAACTGGGCCGGCAACATCACCTACACGGCCAAGGAGCTGCTGCGGCCGCGTTCGACGGCCGCGCTGCGGGCCCTCGTGGCGGACAGCGCGAGGGTCCGGATGCTGGGCAGCGGACACTCCTTCAACGAGATCGCCGAGCCGGGCGCCGAGGGCGTCCTGCTGTCGCTGGCCGGCCTGCCGGCCGAGGTGGACGTCGACACGGCGGCCCGTACGGTGCGGGTGGGCGGCGGCGTCCGCTACGCGGAGCTGGCGCGGCTGGTGCACGGGCGGGGGCTGGCGCTGCCGAACATGGCCTCGCTGCCGCACATCTCGGTCGCCGGGTCGGTGGCGACCGGCACCCACGGCTCCGGGGTGGGCAACGGCTCGCTGGCGTCGGCGGTGCGTGAGGTGGAGCTGGTCACGGCGGACGGGTCGACGGTGACCGTCGCGCGGGGCGAGGAGCGGTTCGGCGGCGCGGTGACCTCGCTCGGCGCGCTCGGCGTGGTGACCTCGCTCACCCTGGATCTGGAGGCGGCCTACGAGGTCGAGCAGCACGTCTTCACGGAGCTGCCGCTCGCCGGGCTGGACACGGCGGCCTTCGAGGCGGTGATGGCGGCGGCGTACAGCGTGAGCCTGTTCACCGACTGGCGGGCGCCGGGTTTCCGGCAGGTGTGGCTGAAGCGGCGCACGGACCAGCCGCTGTCCGCGTTCCCGTACGCCGCTCCGGCGGCCGAGAAGATGCATCCGGTGCCGGGCATGCCGGCGGTCAACTGCACCGAGCAGTTCGGTGTGCCGGGGCCCTGGCACGAGCGGCTGCCGCACTTCCGTGCCGAGTTCACCCCCAGCAGCGGCGCCGAGCTCCAGTCCGAGTACCTGATGCCCCGCGAGCACGCCGTGGAGGCCCTGCGCGCGGTGGACGCGATACGGGCGACGATCGCGCCGGTGCTCCAGACCTGCGAGGTGCGCACGGTCGCCGCCGACGAGCAGTGGCTGAGCCCGGCGCACGGGCGGGACACCGTGGCGGCGCACTTCACCTGGGTGGACGACACGGCGTCGGTGCTGCCGGTGGTGCGGCGGCTGGAGGAGGCGCTGGCCCCGTTCGCGGCCCGGCCGCACTGGGGGAAGGTGTTCACCACGCCGGCGGACGAGCTGCGCGCCCTCTATCCGCGGCTGGACGACTTCCGGGCGCTGACCGAGGCCCTGGACCCGGCGGGCAAGTTCACCAACGCGTTCGTGCGCGGGGTGCTGGGCGGCTGA
- a CDS encoding radical SAM protein has product MGSRTALVEDLMERFPHVPREAVFKEDLLRGGVAFDPSALSDNEDGEVKPKSYFIFSFDHGTLPELGEAALRRPPEEIILTGGPYDLRRTVVSVRVNPSSPYRVAADEHNQLGLYLDGKRISDVGVPPMPEYYRHKLANGKSVMEVAPTIQWGYLIYLTAFRVCQYFGAKEECQYCDINHNWRQHKAAGRPYTGVKDVDEVLEALDIINRYDTAKTSTAYTLTGGAITSKVQGLDEADFYGRYAKAIEEHFPGRWIGKVVAQALPKDDVQRFKDYGVQIYHPNYEVWDEYLFKMYCPGKERYVGRDEWHKRILDSTEVFGARNVIPNFVAGVEMAEPFGFKTVDEAIASTTEGLRFFMSQGITPRFTTWCPEPTTPLGKANPHGAPLEYHIRLLQAYRQTMEEYGLSSPPGYGPPGAGNAVFSVSSFMDSLPEDAPVEV; this is encoded by the coding sequence ATGGGCAGCCGCACCGCGCTGGTCGAGGATCTTATGGAGCGCTTTCCGCATGTACCGCGGGAAGCCGTCTTCAAGGAGGACCTGCTCCGCGGCGGGGTGGCCTTCGACCCCTCCGCGCTCAGTGACAACGAGGACGGCGAGGTCAAGCCGAAGTCGTACTTCATCTTCTCCTTCGACCACGGCACCCTGCCCGAGCTGGGCGAGGCCGCGCTGCGCCGCCCGCCCGAGGAGATCATCCTCACCGGCGGCCCCTACGACCTGCGCCGCACCGTCGTCTCGGTCCGCGTGAACCCGTCCTCGCCGTACCGCGTCGCGGCCGACGAGCACAACCAGCTCGGCCTGTACCTCGACGGCAAGCGGATCTCCGACGTCGGCGTGCCGCCCATGCCGGAGTACTACCGCCACAAGCTCGCCAACGGGAAGTCGGTCATGGAGGTGGCCCCCACCATCCAGTGGGGCTACCTGATCTACCTGACCGCGTTCCGGGTCTGCCAGTACTTCGGCGCCAAGGAGGAGTGCCAGTACTGCGACATCAACCACAACTGGCGCCAGCACAAGGCGGCGGGCCGCCCGTACACGGGCGTGAAGGACGTCGACGAGGTCCTCGAAGCGCTGGACATCATCAACAGGTACGACACGGCGAAGACGTCCACCGCCTACACGCTCACCGGCGGCGCGATCACGTCGAAGGTCCAGGGCCTGGACGAGGCGGACTTCTACGGGCGCTACGCCAAGGCCATCGAGGAGCACTTCCCCGGCCGCTGGATCGGCAAGGTCGTCGCGCAGGCCCTGCCCAAGGACGACGTCCAGCGCTTCAAGGACTACGGCGTCCAGATCTACCACCCCAACTACGAGGTGTGGGACGAGTACCTGTTCAAGATGTACTGCCCCGGCAAGGAGCGCTACGTCGGCCGCGACGAGTGGCACAAGCGCATCCTCGACTCCACCGAGGTCTTCGGCGCGCGCAACGTGATCCCGAACTTCGTCGCGGGCGTCGAGATGGCCGAGCCCTTCGGCTTCAAGACGGTCGACGAGGCCATCGCGTCCACCACCGAGGGCCTGCGCTTCTTCATGTCGCAGGGCATCACGCCCCGCTTCACCACCTGGTGCCCCGAGCCCACCACCCCGCTCGGCAAGGCCAACCCGCACGGCGCGCCGCTGGAGTACCACATCCGGCTCCTCCAGGCCTACCGGCAGACGATGGAGGAGTACGGCCTCTCCTCGCCCCCCGGCTACGGCCCGCCCGGCGCCGGCAACGCGGTCTTCTCCGTCAGCTCCTTCATGGACAGCCTGCCGGAGGACGCGCCCGTCGAGGTGTGA
- a CDS encoding cellulose-binding domain-containing protein, giving the protein MPDLPSPKDAAEAALLAECRDTVLSYAALCTSGPEAAARLAAEAFTHGMREVRAADPAAARGAARPQSRLPRTALLLTAVRTTAAGWEDGGRGQELDPGLRQWLGSPRAARYTGPPPRRPLALRGLKDMQAPDAELLWLADVEVLPPQVVARRLGLDPATVTEELAQVRRLFRDRCRRGHLDAPPAPPCRGYARLLDAVTRSPAADTPDDLSRHLADCPDCAEAAACLSPHDDRLAAALAAGVLGWGGLAHLERRRRDAEARRAAGSPAPDDDRAEGVPDGDPRARLVRGGLLATAVLVSLLALTVTLVPSRGTADDAAAPTDTADRRPAAVPVPSPPSADSRPSPDAERASAGAAAPVADGTPDEKAPDPAPQGTATPTASAGGPTGPDRAPAPDPGTPAPAACRVRYDLVNQWPDGFQATVTVTTVRALDSWQVAWTFPDGQRIGQMWDAGYAQTGPRATATAAAHNASVPAGGRLAFGFLASWRGRNAPPYDFTLNGRECERG; this is encoded by the coding sequence ATGCCCGACCTGCCGAGCCCCAAGGACGCCGCCGAGGCCGCACTGCTCGCGGAGTGCCGGGACACGGTGCTCTCCTACGCCGCCCTGTGCACGTCCGGGCCGGAGGCGGCCGCCCGACTGGCCGCCGAGGCGTTCACCCACGGCATGCGCGAGGTCCGCGCCGCCGACCCGGCCGCCGCCCGCGGCGCGGCCCGCCCGCAGTCCCGGCTGCCCCGCACCGCGCTGCTCCTGACCGCCGTACGCACCACGGCGGCCGGCTGGGAGGACGGCGGCCGGGGGCAGGAACTCGACCCCGGACTGCGGCAGTGGCTGGGCTCCCCCCGGGCCGCCCGCTACACGGGACCGCCGCCGCGCCGCCCGCTCGCGCTGCGCGGCCTCAAGGACATGCAGGCACCGGACGCGGAACTGCTGTGGCTGGCCGACGTCGAGGTCCTGCCGCCGCAGGTGGTGGCCCGTCGGCTCGGTCTCGACCCGGCCACCGTGACCGAGGAGCTCGCCCAGGTGCGCCGGCTGTTCCGGGACCGCTGCCGGCGCGGCCACCTCGACGCGCCGCCGGCCCCGCCGTGCCGCGGCTACGCCCGCCTGCTGGACGCGGTCACCAGGTCGCCCGCCGCCGACACCCCCGACGACCTCTCCCGCCACCTCGCCGACTGCCCCGACTGCGCCGAGGCCGCCGCCTGTCTGAGCCCGCACGACGACCGGCTGGCCGCGGCCCTCGCCGCCGGAGTGCTCGGCTGGGGCGGGCTCGCGCACCTGGAACGCCGCCGCCGTGACGCCGAGGCACGACGCGCCGCCGGGAGTCCGGCGCCGGACGACGACCGCGCGGAGGGCGTACCGGACGGCGACCCCCGGGCCCGGCTCGTCCGCGGCGGTCTCCTCGCCACCGCCGTCCTGGTGTCCCTGCTGGCGCTCACCGTCACCCTGGTCCCCTCCCGCGGCACCGCCGACGACGCCGCGGCGCCCACCGACACCGCGGACCGCCGCCCGGCCGCCGTCCCGGTCCCCTCGCCGCCGTCGGCGGACAGCCGGCCGTCACCGGACGCGGAACGGGCGTCCGCCGGTGCCGCGGCACCGGTCGCGGACGGGACACCGGACGAGAAGGCCCCCGACCCGGCGCCGCAGGGCACCGCCACACCCACCGCGAGCGCCGGGGGACCCACGGGCCCCGACCGCGCCCCGGCCCCGGACCCCGGCACGCCCGCCCCCGCCGCCTGCCGGGTCCGCTACGACCTCGTCAACCAGTGGCCCGACGGCTTCCAGGCCACCGTCACCGTCACCACCGTCCGCGCCCTCGACTCCTGGCAGGTCGCCTGGACCTTCCCCGACGGGCAGCGGATCGGTCAGATGTGGGACGCCGGGTACGCCCAGACCGGCCCGCGGGCCACCGCGACGGCCGCCGCCCACAACGCGTCCGTCCCCGCGGGCGGTCGCCTCGCCTTCGGCTTCCTCGCCTCCTGGCGCGGCCGGAACGCCCCGCCGTACGACTTCACGCTGAACGGCCGGGAGTGCGAGCGCGGGTGA
- the rsgA gene encoding ribosome small subunit-dependent GTPase A: MSSTSSSTSVFTAHSTLTRYGWDEDWADAFAPYAAEGLLPGRVVRVDRGQCDVATTDGTLRADTAFVTPHDPLRVVCTGDWVAVEPDGSPRYVRTCLPRRTAFVRSTSSKRSEGQILAANVDHAIVAVSLAAELDLARIERFLALAWESGAQPLVVLTKADLVPDPVTLAYLVADVETAAPGVTVLSVSAEHGEGIDVLSAVVGGGTAVLLGQSGAGKSTLANALLGEDVMDVQAIRDVDGKGRHTTTTRNLLALPGGGVLIDTPGLRGVGLWDAGTGVGQVFAEIEELGRDCRFHDCAHESEPGCAVLAAIDGGELPERRLESYRKLMRENQRIVAKTDARLRAEIRKEWKRRGAAGKAAMEAKRGRVR; encoded by the coding sequence TTGTCTTCCACCTCGTCTTCCACCTCCGTCTTCACCGCCCACTCCACCCTGACCCGCTACGGCTGGGACGAGGACTGGGCCGACGCGTTCGCCCCGTACGCCGCCGAAGGGCTGCTGCCCGGCCGCGTCGTCCGGGTCGACCGCGGTCAGTGCGACGTCGCCACCACCGACGGGACCCTGCGGGCCGACACCGCGTTCGTCACCCCGCACGACCCCCTGCGCGTCGTCTGCACCGGCGACTGGGTCGCCGTCGAACCCGACGGCAGCCCGCGCTACGTACGGACGTGTCTGCCGCGCCGTACGGCCTTCGTGCGCTCCACCTCCTCCAAGCGGTCCGAGGGGCAGATCCTCGCGGCCAACGTCGACCACGCGATCGTCGCCGTCTCCCTCGCGGCCGAACTCGACCTCGCGCGGATCGAACGGTTCCTCGCCCTGGCCTGGGAGTCCGGGGCGCAGCCCCTGGTCGTGCTCACCAAGGCCGACCTCGTCCCCGACCCGGTGACGCTGGCGTACCTGGTGGCGGACGTGGAGACCGCCGCGCCCGGTGTGACGGTGCTGTCCGTCAGCGCCGAGCACGGGGAGGGGATCGACGTCCTCTCCGCCGTGGTCGGCGGGGGCACGGCCGTGCTGCTCGGGCAGTCAGGCGCCGGCAAGTCCACCCTCGCCAACGCCCTGCTCGGCGAGGACGTCATGGACGTCCAGGCCATCCGGGACGTCGACGGCAAGGGCCGGCACACCACCACCACCCGCAACCTCCTCGCCCTGCCCGGCGGGGGAGTCCTGATCGACACCCCCGGGCTGCGGGGCGTCGGGCTCTGGGACGCGGGCACCGGGGTCGGGCAGGTGTTCGCCGAGATCGAGGAGCTGGGCCGCGACTGCCGGTTCCACGACTGCGCCCACGAGAGCGAGCCGGGCTGCGCCGTCCTCGCCGCCATCGACGGCGGCGAGCTGCCCGAACGCCGGCTCGAGAGCTACCGCAAGCTCATGCGGGAGAACCAGCGCATCGTCGCCAAGACCGATGCCCGCCTGCGCGCCGAGATCCGCAAGGAGTGGAAGCGCCGGGGAGCCGCGGGCAAGGCGGCGATGGAGGCCAAGCGGGGCCGCGTGCGGTAG
- a CDS encoding DNA-3-methyladenine glycosylase 2 family protein yields MSDFRQPGPPGRRRLDSVTQNVTERAEHAQHEDSRYEAVRSRDARFDGAFFFAVETTGIYCRPSCPAVTPKRRNVRFFATAAAAQGSGFRACRRCRPDAVPGSADWNVRADVVGRAVRLIGDGVVDREGVAGLAGRLGYSARQVQRQLTAELGAGPVALARAQRAHTARVLLQTTGLPVTEIAFASGFASVRQFNDTIRAVFAATPSALRAAAPARDRPARRDATPSAGIPLRLAHRGPYQHGPVFDLLGHEAVAGVEEVSGPPGRRVYRRTLRLPYGTGIVAVDERPGGPRTGPGGWLEARLHLTDLRDLTTAVQRLRRLFDLDADPYAVDERLAADPRLAPLVAARPGLRSPGTADPGELAVRAVAGRARSERLVRRYGKALDAPCGTLTHLFPEPAVLAAAEPAGTLGALAAALADGAVRLDPGADRDEAERALLAVPGVDARTAAVVRTRALGDPDVAPPDAAVPETWRPWRSYALNHLRAAGEWEQHR; encoded by the coding sequence ATGTCCGATTTCCGCCAGCCCGGTCCGCCGGGCCGGCGGAGACTGGACAGCGTGACGCAGAACGTGACGGAGCGCGCGGAGCACGCGCAGCACGAGGACAGCAGGTACGAGGCCGTCCGCAGCCGGGACGCCCGGTTCGACGGCGCGTTCTTCTTCGCGGTCGAGACCACCGGCATCTACTGCCGGCCCAGCTGCCCGGCGGTCACCCCGAAGCGGCGCAACGTGCGCTTCTTCGCGACGGCCGCCGCGGCCCAGGGCTCGGGCTTCCGGGCCTGCCGGCGGTGCCGCCCGGACGCCGTACCGGGCTCGGCGGACTGGAACGTCCGCGCCGACGTCGTCGGCCGGGCCGTGCGGCTGATCGGCGACGGCGTCGTCGACCGCGAGGGCGTCGCCGGACTCGCCGGCCGGCTCGGCTACAGCGCCCGCCAGGTCCAGCGGCAGCTCACCGCCGAGCTCGGCGCCGGGCCCGTGGCCCTGGCCCGCGCCCAGCGGGCGCACACCGCGCGCGTCCTGTTGCAGACCACCGGCCTGCCCGTCACCGAGATCGCGTTCGCCTCCGGGTTCGCCAGCGTCCGGCAGTTCAACGACACGATCAGGGCCGTGTTCGCGGCCACCCCGAGCGCGCTGCGCGCCGCCGCCCCGGCCCGGGACCGGCCCGCCCGGCGCGACGCCACCCCCTCCGCCGGCATCCCCCTGAGGCTCGCCCACCGGGGCCCCTACCAGCACGGGCCCGTCTTCGACCTGCTCGGGCACGAGGCCGTGGCCGGGGTCGAGGAGGTGAGCGGCCCGCCCGGCCGACGCGTGTACCGGCGCACCCTGCGCCTGCCGTACGGCACCGGGATCGTCGCCGTCGACGAACGGCCGGGCGGGCCGCGCACCGGCCCCGGCGGCTGGCTGGAGGCCCGTCTCCACCTCACCGACCTCCGCGACCTGACCACCGCCGTGCAGCGGCTGCGCCGGCTCTTCGACCTCGACGCCGACCCCTACGCCGTGGACGAACGGCTCGCCGCCGACCCCCGGCTCGCGCCCCTCGTCGCCGCCCGCCCCGGGCTGCGCTCACCCGGTACCGCCGACCCCGGTGAACTCGCGGTGCGGGCCGTGGCCGGACGGGCGCGGTCCGAGCGCCTGGTCCGGCGGTACGGCAAGGCCCTGGACGCGCCGTGCGGCACCCTGACCCACCTCTTCCCCGAACCGGCCGTCCTCGCCGCCGCCGAGCCCGCCGGCACCCTGGGCGCGCTCGCCGCGGCGCTCGCCGACGGCGCGGTACGCCTGGACCCCGGCGCCGACCGGGACGAGGCCGAACGGGCGCTGCTCGCCGTGCCCGGCGTGGACGCCCGCACGGCCGCCGTCGTCCGCACCCGCGCCCTCGGCGACCCCGACGTCGCCCCGCCCGACGCCGCTGTGCCCGAGACCTGGCGCCCCTGGCGCTCGTACGCACTGAACCACCTGCGCGCAGCAGGAGAGTGGGAGCAGCACCGATGA